The genomic DNA GGGCCGCCACTTCCTCGATTTCCATCCCGCCTTCGGTGCTGGCGATAAAGGTCGGCCAGCCGGTATCGCGATCAACGAGGATCGACAGATAGAGCTCCTTGGCGATATTCGCGCCTTCTTCCATCAAAAGACGGTGAACCTGGCGACCCTTCGGGCCTGTCTGATGGGTGACCAGAGTCTTTCCGATCAACTCCTTGGCCAACCCGGCCACAGCGCCTTTGTCTTTTGTGATCTTCACGCCGCCGGCCTTCCCTCGTCCTCCGGCATGGATCTGGGCCTTGACGACAAAGACCGGTGTATTCAGCTCGTTGGCCCAAGCCGTCGCCGCTTCTGGAGATGTGATCTCCTTCCCTCGAGGCACCGGCACGCCGAATTGAGCAAACAACGATTTGGCTTGGAATTCGTGCACGTTCATGTCGCTCCTTCTGTCGCTTTCAGTGCTGAGTCATGAGTCCTGAGTGCTGAGTCTTGAGTTAAAAACTTTCTTTGTTCTTTTCTATCACTCAGCACTAAGCACTCAACGCTCAGCACTATGCCGTTTTCCGTGTGTACGCCGGCAGGATCATCGGTGAAATGACACCGCTGACGTTGCCGTGCCTCTTCGCTTCGGCGCGGAACCGCTGCACATGTTTGAGCGTGAGCGCGCCTTGTTTCATCGCTTTCGCACGGGCAGCAGCGGTCAGCCCGGAGCGCTTGCCGAAGACCATGAGATCGAGCAGCGAATTGCCCATCAGACGGTTGCGTCCATGCAGGCCACCGGAGGCTTCGCCTGCAACGAAGAGGTTTTTCACGTTCGTCTCCGAGTTCGTATCGATCTTCACGCCGCCGTTCTGATAATGCAGCGTCGGATAGATCAAAACAGGGTCCTTGCTGATATCGATTCCGAACCGCTCGAACTGGAGCATCATCGCCGGGAAATGTTTTTCCACCGTGCCTGGTCCATGCTCCGCATCCAGCAACGGCGTGTCCAGCCAGACGCCGACGCGGCCGGACATCGTTCTGATTCCGCGACCTTCTTCGCATTCCCGGATGATCGAGGAAGACACGACGTCGCGCGTGTCGAGTTCGTTCACAAAACGTTCGCCCTTCGCATTCACCAGTTGCCCACCCTCGGAACGGATGCCCTCCGTCACCAAGGCACCGATCAATTGTTCGGGATACACCGCGCCCGATGGATGGTACTGGAATGTATCGATATGGGCCAGCTTGGCGCCCATGCGATACGCCAGACAGAGGCCGTCGCCGGTCGCGCCGTAATGGTTGCTCGTGGGGAATCCTTGAATGTGAAGCCGGCCGATCCCGCCGGTCGCCAGAATGACCGACTTTGCGGCCACCACCACGTGCCGCTGATTATCGAGATCTTTGAAGATCGCGCCGGTACAGTTCCCTTCATCGTCGCTGAGCAATTCAATGGCGGCCGCAAACTCGAGCAACTGAATCTTTTGATTGATGACCTCGTCTTTGAGCACGCGCATAATTTCGAGGCCGGTGTAGTCGGAACAGGTCAGAAGGCGAGGTTTGGAGCTACCGCCGCCCTTTTTTACATGCAAATTGCCGTCGGCCTGCCGATCAAACAACACACCCAATTCGAGCAGCCATTTGGCGATCGACGGTCCATCTTCCACCATGACCCTGAGCAGAGCATGGTCGTTTTCCATGTGACCGCCCTTGAGGGTATCGAGAAAATGGGTGACGGGAGAATCTTCGGGAGCCACCGAGATCTGCATCCCGCCCTGGGCCATCACGCTATTCGAGTCACCAAGCCGAAGCTTCGTTGCCAAGATCACCTTCGCACCGGCACCGTGCGCATGCAACGCCGCCGCGCATCCGGCTCCTCCGCCGCCGATGACCAGGACGTCGGCCGTGTAATGAGGGGTCACGTCGAGATCGTCTTGTACGGGGCTATCGCCCTCGAGCAATGTCGCCAGTTCGACGACTGTCTTGTCGCCTTCGTTAGGACCGAACTTGATCGGCCGATAGGCGCTGGCACGAAAGTCTGGGTGATACTTATGAATCAGCTGGTCGCAGTCTGCGGGGGAAAACTTAGGGATGGTCTGCTTGCGTCGGGCATCCCGAGTCTTGTGCACGATTTGCTGAAGTGCGTGAATGTCCATCGCTTGAATCCGTCAATAGTCAATGGTCATTAGTCATTGAAAGAGTATAAAAAAGAGCCTAAAAGAAATCCGCCCGCCAGTGACCAGTGACCAATGACTTTTCACTTCACCGTGGCACAGTGCTCGGCCAGTTCCTTGTCGTTCATCTGCAGAATTTTGTTCCACTCGTCGTCGAACCGGCCGTCTTGAATTTCCTTGATGCGCGTATCGAGACCGACCGGCTTCTCCGCAAAATGCGCGCCTTGCGCCCGACTCACATATAGGGCCACGAGATTCGGCGCGATGTCCGCGATGCAGACCGGCGTGCACATGCCGCACATGACGCAGTCCATGAACATTTCGGATACGCTCTTGAAGTCGCCGAACACGGCTTTCCACACACCTTCCCGCACGTCGATCTTCTGCGGACAAGCTTCGGTGCAAGCGTTGCAGTTCCGGCAGAGCGGCGCTTCGGGATAGAGATTGAACAAATCTTGCTTGGGATCTTGGAGTTTTTGAATTTCGTAGGTGGCTTTGCGCGCCGGAAACGGCGGCATCATCGTGAACGACATGCCGTCCTGAACAGCGGTCTGGCACGCCAGGCACGTTCTGACTTTCGGATCCTCCTTCGTCCGGTAGTAGGTCGCGCAAGCACCGCAGAAACCGCCGAGGCATCCGACGCCACGGACGACATCGATGCCCGCATACCACATGGCCTTGATGACGGTGATTCCTTCCGGCACTTCCACTTTCTTGCCGGCGATCTCGATCGTCACCATCCGGGGTTTCAATACCTCCGGCTGATCGATCACATTCTGATTATCGGTGCTTTCTGTAGCCATCGTGCTTTCGTAAGGCGTGAAACGTAAGGCGTAAGGAGATTGAAAGAACTTCCCCTCACGCCTAACGCCTTACCCCCTAACGGTCGTTATGCGATCGCGTCGATGATCCGATTCAACGTCGCGCTCGGGCGCATCGCCTTCGCAGCCTTCGCGTCGTCAGGGTGATAGTACCCGCCGACGTCCTGCGGCTTCCCCTGCGCCGCCAACAACTCCTGATCGATCGTCTTCTCGTTGTCGGTCAGATCTTTGGCGATCTTCTGGAACTTCTCCGCGATCTTTTTGTCCGCCGTCTGCGAGGCCAAGGCCTGCGCCCAATAGAGCGCCAGGTAGAAATGGCTGCCCCGGTTGTCGATCTCGCCGACCTTACGAGCCGGTGACTTGTTGCTCTCCAAGAACTTCGCATTGGCTTGATCCAGCGTATCCGCCAGAATCTTGGCGACCGCATTGTTCCCCACCTTTGCCAGGTGCTCCAGCGAAGCAGCCAACGCCAAGAATTCGCCGAGCGAATCCCAGCGAAGGTACCCCTCTTCCTGAAACTGCTGCACATGCTTCGGTGCCGATCCCCCCGCGCCGGTTTCGAACAATCCGCCGCCGTTTAGCAATGGGACGATCGAAAGCATCTTGGCGCTGGTGCCGATTTCGAGAATCGGGAAAAGGTCCGTAAGATAATCGCGGAGCACATTGCCGGTGCAGGAGATCGTGTCTTTTCCTTCTTTCATCCGTTCGATCGAAAACCGACAGGCGTCGGCTGGCGACATGATCTTGATCTCAAGACCGGTGGTATCGTGCTTCGGCAGATAGGCATTGACCTTCTTGATCAGCTCGGCGTCATGCGCGCGATCCTTGTTCAACCAGAACACGGCGGGAGCTCCCGTCGCCCTTGCACGGGTCACAGCCAGCTTCACCCAATCCTGAATCGGAGCGTCCTTCACCTGGCACGCCCGCCAGATGTCGCCTTCCTCAACCTTATGCTCGAGCAGCGTCTTGCCCGACGCATCCACGATGCGAATCGTGCCGTTGCCGGGCGCCTTGAAGGTCTTATCGTGCGAGCCGTACTCTTCCGCCGCCTGCGCCATCAAGCCGACATTCGGAATCGTTCCCATGGTGCGAGGATCAAAGGCGCCGTTCTTCTTACAGAACTCAACGACTTCGTGATACACCGGCGCATAACTCGAGTCGGGAATCACGCACTTCACGTCCTGCAGCTGTCCTTGCGGGTTCCACATCTTACCGGAATCGCGGATCACCGGCGGCATGGAGGCATCGATGATGATGTCGCTCGGCACATGGAGATTGGTGATGCCCTTATCGCTGTTCACCATCGCCATGGGCGGCCGCTTCTGATAGACGGCCTGGATGTCGGCTTCAATCGCCTTGCGCTGATCGTCCGGCAAAGACTTGATTTTGGCGTAGACGTCACCGAGGCCGTTATCCGGATCGACGCCGAGCTTTTTGAATGTCTCCGCGTGCTTCTCGAAGACATCCTTGTAATAGACCGTCACGGCATGACCAAAGATCTTCGGGTCGGAGATCTTCATCATGGTGGCTTTCATATGCAGCGACCATAAGATGCCCTTGGCCTTCGCGTCCTCGATTTGCTCTTCCAAGAACTTGCGCAGCGCCTTCACGCTCATGAAGGTGGCATCCAGCACTTCGCCGGCCTGCAACGTGATCTTCTCCTTGAGCACCGTCACCTTGCCGTCCTCACCGACAAACTCGATCTTCGCGGTCGTCGCCGCCGGGATCGTCATCGACTTCTCATTCGAGCGAAAGTCGCCGCCCGTCATGTGGGACACGTGCGTTTTAGAATCAGGCGACCAGGCGCCCATCTTGTGGGGGTGCTTCCGCGCATAGGCCTTCACGGACAACGGCGCCCGCCGATCGGAATTCCCTTCGCGCAACACGGGATTGACCGCGCTGCCCTTCACTTTGTCGTAGCGGGCCTTGATGTCTTTCTCCTTGTCGTCTTTCGGATTTTCCGGATAGTCCGGCAGCTTATATCCTTGCTTCTGCAATTCCTTGATCGTCGCCACCAACTGTGGAATGGAAGCGCTGATGTTCGGAAGCTTGATGATGTTGGCCTCCGGCGTCTTGGCCAATTCGCCTAACTCGGCCAAGGCATCGTGCTGCTTCTGTTCCGGCGTCAAATATTCCGGGAACGCGGCGATCACGCGGCCCGCGAGCGAAATGTCGCGCAGTTCCACGGTGACGCCCGCCGCTTTCGTGAATGCGTTGATGATCGGTAGAAACGAATAGGTCGCCAACATCGGCGCTTCGTCGGTCTTCGTATAGATAATTTTGTCTGCTTTTGCCATGTGTATCCCTCTCAATCTATCGTTTAGTTCAGCGCGTTCAGTGCCGAACCTGCCTTAAACCAAGTGAGTTGCTGTGCCGTCATGCTGTGGTTGGCTTGGATCTTCACGTCACCGCCGGTCTTGTGAATGACCACCGTCACCGGTTTGCCCGGCGCCAGGTTCGCCAAGTCCACCACGCTCAACCGATCGTTCATTTCGATCTTGTCATAATCCCTCGGATCGGCGAACGTCAGCGGGAGGATCCCTTGCTTCTTCAAATTCGTTTCATGAATTCGTGCGAAGCTCTTCGTGATGACCGCACGCACATTGAGGAACCGCGGCGACATGGCCGCATGCTCACGACTGCTGCCTTCGCCGTAGTTCTCGTCGCCCACGACGATCGATCCCATGCCCTTCGCCTTGTAGGCACGGGCGATCTGCGCGATGGTGAGGTTCGATTCGCCGGTCAGGACGTTCGTGCCCTTGCCCGGCTCCGAGGCAAAGGCGCTGTTGGCACCGAGGAACATGTTGTCGCTGATCTTGTCCAAGTGGCCGCGGAACTTGAGCCAGGGACCGGCCGGTGAAATATGGTCGGTCGTCGTCTTGCCTTTGGTCTTGATCAAGAGCGGCAACTTCTCAAAATCCTTCCCATCCCAACGCGGGAACGGTTGCAGCAATTGCAGCCGTTCGCTGGTCGGAGGAATATCGACGGTCAAGGCATCGCCGTTTTCAGCCGGCGCCACATACCCCTCTTCACCCTTCGCAAACCCCTTGGCGGGCAACTCTTCGCCCACCGGGGCCTGGAGCCTGATCTCCTTGCCGTCCGCGCCTTTGACCGTCTGATTGACCGGATCAAAGCCAAGATCACCGGTGATGGCATAGGCGGTCACCACTTCGGGACTCGCCAAGAACGAGAGCGTTTCATTGATGCCGTCGTTACGGCCCGGGAAATTCCGATTGAAAGAGCTGACGATCGAATCCGCTTTGCCCTTCACGCCGTCCGCGCGCTTCCATTGGCCGATGCAAGGCCCGCACGAGTTCGACAGCACGGTGCCGCCGAGCTTCTCGAACGTGTCCAGGAACCCGTCGCGTTTCATCGTATGATAAATGCGCTCGGAACCGGGCGAGATGAGGAACGACGTCTTGGCCTTCAAACCGGCCTTCAACGCTTGCCGGGCCACATGGGCCGAGCGGCTGATGTCTTCGTACGATGAGTTCGTACAGCTCCCGATCAAGGCCGCTTTCAGCTCGACCGGATAGCCCTTTTCCTGCGCCTCCGCCTTCAGCTTCGAGACCGGTCGAGCGAGGTCGGGTGTATGAGGACCGACCACATGCGGCTCAAGCTTGGATAAGTCGATTTCGACGATCTGGTCATAATATTTCTCGGGCGACTGATTCACTTCGGGGTCGGCCACCAACAACGCCTTGTTTGCCTGGGCCAACTTCGCCAAATCCGCCCGATCTGTGATGTTCAGGTAGTCGACCATCTTCTGATCAAAGGGAAAGACCGACGTGGTCGCTCCCAGCTCCGCGCCCATATTGCAGATCGTGCCCTTACCGGTCGCGCTGATCGTTTCGGCGCCTGGGCCGAAGTATTCGACGATTTTGTTCGTCCCGCCCTTTACGGTAAGCAGGCCGCAAAGATAGAGAATCACGTCCTTCGGTGACGCCCACCCGCTCAACTTGCCGGTCAGCCTCACGCCGATCAACTTCGGATGGAGCACCTCCCAGGGGAGACCGGCCATCACTTCGCCCGCATCGGCTCCGCCGACGCCGATGGCCAACATTCCCAGACCGCCGCCGTTCGGCGTGTGCGAGTCGGTCCCGATGATCAGCCCGCCGGGGAACGCATAGTTTTCCAAGACGACCTGATGAATAATACCGGCCCCCGGCTTCCAAAAGCCGATGCCGTACTTCTTCGCCGCTGAGGCCAAGAAGTTGTACACTTCCTTGTTTTCATTCATGGCGCGGAGCAGGTCTTTCTCTGAGCCCATTTCCGCGCGAATCAAGTGATCGCAGTGGATGGTGCTCGGCACAGCGGCTTTCTTCTTGCCGGCCTGCATAAACTGCAACATGGCCATCTGCGCCGTCGCATCCTGCATCGCCACACGGTCGGGGCGCAGCGCCAACATGGCTTTTCCACGCTCCCACTGTTGCGTATCGAAATTGTCGGCATGCGAGACGAGAATCTTTTCCGCCAACGTCAACGGACGGCCGAATTTCTTTCTGGCCTTCTCGAAGACCTCCGGCATTTTGGCGTAGAGCTTCTTCGCGAGCTCGAGTGACATTGCGCTCTCCTTACAAACAGACGTGGGACCTGGAGCCAGGAGCCAAGGAGTTGCGCTCCCCAGCCACGCCCCATCACCAGCCTTGGGTTAGGGCGGCATGCTCCACCACTCGCAACGCGGCGGAACCTCCCGCGATTATTTCAATGATGGCGTTTCCTGAGCCTATTACCTCGGCGGAGTTCCCCACGCTTACTTTAACGGCGGAACCTCACGCGACTATTGTAACGGCGGGACCTCCCGCCGCTATTTTAGCGGCGGCACTTCGCGCCGCTTCGGCGCCGCATAGTTCACCAGGTAATCGAACAGCCGGATCAAGCGGCTGTCCTGGCGCTTCTGATCGACCCAGTGGCCGATCAATCCGATCGTGCGAGACAGGATGAAGAAGCCGTTCAAACTATCGACCGGGAATCCCAGATCGACCAGCACGGCCGCCATCGTGCCGTCCACGTTCAGAATCAAATTATCCTTTTTCGCCGCCGTCACCTGCTCCACCGCCAGGGCGAAGTCGAGACAGGGCGTTTTGATATGCAAGCTTTTTACGTATCCGACGAGTTCCTTCACGCGTTTATCAGGATTCCGCAAGCTCTTCACTCGATGACCGATACCGGGCACAGGGCCGACATTTTTCTTCATGTACGCCAAAAAATCCTCGACCGTCATCCTGTTGTCGACCGCGTGCTTAAACCAGCGGCCGGCATCCGTCACGGCGCCGCCGAAGCGAGGACCGATCATGATCAATCCGGCTGCCACCGCTTGAGACAGACCGATGCCGGCACAAGCCGCAAGAATCGTCGCATACGCACCGCTCACGCAGGGACCGTGGTCGGCAGAAAGCATCATGATGCGCTTGATGATTTCCGCTTCCTGCTTCGAGATCAGGCGTTTGTCCCAGAGAAGACCGATGACATGAGGAATTTCATAACCCTTATTGATGAGCTCGGAGGCCGGATAGCCGTCGTAGCAAGGCTCGTCGCCTCGATCGTCGCTGATGGTGGTACGGATAAGCGGCGCGACCATCACTTCATCGGCCTTCATGGCTTCTTCGATGGTCTTGGGCAGCTTTGGAAGGGTGATAGGCTCGATGATTTCCTTCACGTGGCCGGACTTGAGCAATTCCTGATATGTGTCCTTGATCGCGGGACCGAGCGCGCCGAATGTCGGCGGAACGATCGCACCGGATTTCTTGAGCGCGTCGGACTTCGATCGGGCCGAGCCTTCGCCTTTCATCCCTTCTTTGGCACCGGCATGGCCGAACTTCATCCCCTTGGGCAAACTCTCCTGGCAGAATCCGGAGACGACACCGATCAGCTTGACGCGGCGCTTCTTCGCGCCATACCACTCGGCGGCCCGCTCTTCGAGATCGCCGCCCATTTCACCGACGATGACGACCGCCTTCGTTTGCGGATCGTTTTCGAACATTTCAAGGTAGCTCACGTAGTCGGTGCCGGGATAGGCATCACCGCCGATGCCAATGGCCGTCGTGATGCCGTCGGCGAACTGCGAACAGATCCAAATGATTTCGTTGGAAAGACCGCCCGACTTGGTGATGACGCCGAATGAACCTTCCCGATAGAGTTTCGAGAGGACAAGGTTGTCGAACGCTCCGCCGATCACGCCCAACCGGCAGGCGCCGGCGGAGATAATGCCGATCGAGGAGGGACCGTTGAACACCTTGCCGAGCTTACGCGCGTGGGTGCCGAGCAGTTTCGCGTCTTTTTCGGGCACCCCTTCGGTGATCATCGAGACCACCTTAATGTGTGGGTCATCCAGCGCTTCCATCCCGCCCCTCATGGCTCGGTCCGCACCGATATAGACGAGGCTCGTGTTGATGGTCGGATGGTTCTTTGTCGCTTCCGCGACGGTCTTGTAGACCGGGATCGCGATCAAACCGCTGCCGTAGGGAATCTCATTGGTCTTGCCGGCGTCAGGCGGATAGACGAACGCCTCCACGTTGAGCGGGCGCTTGATCAGGTAACAGAACTCCGCCATGCGGCGGGCTGCGTTGACGCCTGCAGCACCCCCTTGAATCACCACGCGGGTGTCTTTATTTGCCAGAATACTCATCGGAGTCTCCTCTTTCCCTAGTGCTGAGTGCTCAGTGCTGGGTGCTGAGTGAAGAATAGCTCCACTACTCAGCACTCAGGACTCAGCACTTGTCTTCTTACTTTTGCAGCGCTTTATCGACGATGTCCGTCAGAGGGGTGTTGCGGTCGAAGACATGGATGTCGAAGCCCTCGTCCCTCAGCGCGCGCATCGCGTCAAGCCCCTCTCTTTCTCGAGGCCCACCGCGGCGCACCCAAATCTTGACACCCTTCAGCTTTCCGTCGTCCTTTGCCTTGCGGAATCCATTGATGATGCCGCCGAAGGTCTTCTTCACATCGGTAAAATTGGCGATCGCCCCACCGACGATGATATTCTTGATGCCGGGCAAGGAACAGACCTTTTCCGTCAGCACTTCAACGGCCCAATCGGGGGGATCGCCGGAATACTCGGCATAGTTCGCCAACTTGCCGCCTCGCGCCACGACGGCATCGGAGTAGTAGACGCTCGCGCCGCCGCCGGCCGGAAGCATCGCGGTATCGCCGCCCGGAATTTCGATGAATTTGACGGATCCCTTGATCTTGCCGTCAACCGCCATCACTTCCATTTCATCTTTACTGTAGGCACGCCCAAATTCCGCGGCAAACTGGAAATTCCAATCCGGGTGGCGGAACTTGGCATCACCGTCCAGCAGCGTCACGGCGTCGAGCGCAATCAATTCGCCGTCGCTCTCGCGTGTGACGACGGGATTGACTTCGAGATACTGCGCATCTTCGTTGTCGAAACAGCTAAACATCTTTCCGGCAAAGTCGGCCATCTTCTTGGCGATCGACCCGGTAAATCCCGCATCTTTGGCGAGTTTCTCCAGCTGCTCCGGAGAAGGAGTTTGCCCGACATCGAGACACAACCGCTTCACACGCTCCCAATTGGACTCCACTTCGATACCGCCGCAATTGGCGACGAGGATCTCGGCACCTTCACGGGTGGACTTCACCGCGCAATAGTATTCTTCTTTGTGGGGGACCATTTCGGACACGATGACTTGGGAGACGGTAATGCTGCCCACTTGACGGCCGATCATGTCTTTGGTTGCCGCCACAGCGCCGTTCAGATCGAGGCCGACCTTCACGAGACCAAGCTTAAACCGTGAGCCCAGCGCCTCATGCGCTTTGACGACCAATTTAGTCTGTTTCATC from Nitrospira sp. includes the following:
- a CDS encoding Succinate dehydrogenase flavoprotein subunit, which translates into the protein MDIHALQQIVHKTRDARRKQTIPKFSPADCDQLIHKYHPDFRASAYRPIKFGPNEGDKTVVELATLLEGDSPVQDDLDVTPHYTADVLVIGGGGAGCAAALHAHGAGAKVILATKLRLGDSNSVMAQGGMQISVAPEDSPVTHFLDTLKGGHMENDHALLRVMVEDGPSIAKWLLELGVLFDRQADGNLHVKKGGGSSKPRLLTCSDYTGLEIMRVLKDEVINQKIQLLEFAAAIELLSDDEGNCTGAIFKDLDNQRHVVVAAKSVILATGGIGRLHIQGFPTSNHYGATGDGLCLAYRMGAKLAHIDTFQYHPSGAVYPEQLIGALVTEGIRSEGGQLVNAKGERFVNELDTRDVVSSSIIRECEEGRGIRTMSGRVGVWLDTPLLDAEHGPGTVEKHFPAMMLQFERFGIDISKDPVLIYPTLHYQNGGVKIDTNSETNVKNLFVAGEASGGLHGRNRLMGNSLLDLMVFGKRSGLTAAARAKAMKQGALTLKHVQRFRAEAKRHGNVSGVISPMILPAYTRKTA
- a CDS encoding 4Fe-4S ferredoxin, iron-sulfur binding domain protein, with protein sequence MATESTDNQNVIDQPEVLKPRMVTIEIAGKKVEVPEGITVIKAMWYAGIDVVRGVGCLGGFCGACATYYRTKEDPKVRTCLACQTAVQDGMSFTMMPPFPARKATYEIQKLQDPKQDLFNLYPEAPLCRNCNACTEACPQKIDVREGVWKAVFGDFKSVSEMFMDCVMCGMCTPVCIADIAPNLVALYVSRAQGAHFAEKPVGLDTRIKEIQDGRFDDEWNKILQMNDKELAEHCATVK
- a CDS encoding isocitrate dehydrogenase [NADP]; its protein translation is MAKADKIIYTKTDEAPMLATYSFLPIINAFTKAAGVTVELRDISLAGRVIAAFPEYLTPEQKQHDALAELGELAKTPEANIIKLPNISASIPQLVATIKELQKQGYKLPDYPENPKDDKEKDIKARYDKVKGSAVNPVLREGNSDRRAPLSVKAYARKHPHKMGAWSPDSKTHVSHMTGGDFRSNEKSMTIPAATTAKIEFVGEDGKVTVLKEKITLQAGEVLDATFMSVKALRKFLEEQIEDAKAKGILWSLHMKATMMKISDPKIFGHAVTVYYKDVFEKHAETFKKLGVDPDNGLGDVYAKIKSLPDDQRKAIEADIQAVYQKRPPMAMVNSDKGITNLHVPSDIIIDASMPPVIRDSGKMWNPQGQLQDVKCVIPDSSYAPVYHEVVEFCKKNGAFDPRTMGTIPNVGLMAQAAEEYGSHDKTFKAPGNGTIRIVDASGKTLLEHKVEEGDIWRACQVKDAPIQDWVKLAVTRARATGAPAVFWLNKDRAHDAELIKKVNAYLPKHDTTGLEIKIMSPADACRFSIERMKEGKDTISCTGNVLRDYLTDLFPILEIGTSAKMLSIVPLLNGGGLFETGAGGSAPKHVQQFQEEGYLRWDSLGEFLALAASLEHLAKVGNNAVAKILADTLDQANAKFLESNKSPARKVGEIDNRGSHFYLALYWAQALASQTADKKIAEKFQKIAKDLTDNEKTIDQELLAAQGKPQDVGGYYHPDDAKAAKAMRPSATLNRIIDAIA
- a CDS encoding Aconitate hydratase produces the protein MSLELAKKLYAKMPEVFEKARKKFGRPLTLAEKILVSHADNFDTQQWERGKAMLALRPDRVAMQDATAQMAMLQFMQAGKKKAAVPSTIHCDHLIRAEMGSEKDLLRAMNENKEVYNFLASAAKKYGIGFWKPGAGIIHQVVLENYAFPGGLIIGTDSHTPNGGGLGMLAIGVGGADAGEVMAGLPWEVLHPKLIGVRLTGKLSGWASPKDVILYLCGLLTVKGGTNKIVEYFGPGAETISATGKGTICNMGAELGATTSVFPFDQKMVDYLNITDRADLAKLAQANKALLVADPEVNQSPEKYYDQIVEIDLSKLEPHVVGPHTPDLARPVSKLKAEAQEKGYPVELKAALIGSCTNSSYEDISRSAHVARQALKAGLKAKTSFLISPGSERIYHTMKRDGFLDTFEKLGGTVLSNSCGPCIGQWKRADGVKGKADSIVSSFNRNFPGRNDGINETLSFLASPEVVTAYAITGDLGFDPVNQTVKGADGKEIRLQAPVGEELPAKGFAKGEEGYVAPAENGDALTVDIPPTSERLQLLQPFPRWDGKDFEKLPLLIKTKGKTTTDHISPAGPWLKFRGHLDKISDNMFLGANSAFASEPGKGTNVLTGESNLTIAQIARAYKAKGMGSIVVGDENYGEGSSREHAAMSPRFLNVRAVITKSFARIHETNLKKQGILPLTFADPRDYDKIEMNDRLSVVDLANLAPGKPVTVVIHKTGGDVKIQANHSMTAQQLTWFKAGSALNALN
- a CDS encoding ATP citrate synthase, beta chain; amino-acid sequence: MSILANKDTRVVIQGGAAGVNAARRMAEFCYLIKRPLNVEAFVYPPDAGKTNEIPYGSGLIAIPVYKTVAEATKNHPTINTSLVYIGADRAMRGGMEALDDPHIKVVSMITEGVPEKDAKLLGTHARKLGKVFNGPSSIGIISAGACRLGVIGGAFDNLVLSKLYREGSFGVITKSGGLSNEIIWICSQFADGITTAIGIGGDAYPGTDYVSYLEMFENDPQTKAVVIVGEMGGDLEERAAEWYGAKKRRVKLIGVVSGFCQESLPKGMKFGHAGAKEGMKGEGSARSKSDALKKSGAIVPPTFGALGPAIKDTYQELLKSGHVKEIIEPITLPKLPKTIEEAMKADEVMVAPLIRTTISDDRGDEPCYDGYPASELINKGYEIPHVIGLLWDKRLISKQEAEIIKRIMMLSADHGPCVSGAYATILAACAGIGLSQAVAAGLIMIGPRFGGAVTDAGRWFKHAVDNRMTVEDFLAYMKKNVGPVPGIGHRVKSLRNPDKRVKELVGYVKSLHIKTPCLDFALAVEQVTAAKKDNLILNVDGTMAAVLVDLGFPVDSLNGFFILSRTIGLIGHWVDQKRQDSRLIRLFDYLVNYAAPKRREVPPLK
- a CDS encoding ATP citrate synthase, alpha chain, coding for MAKVLEGPGMGLMKKWGIHVPHYAVVTSADELSKLGHVNDWMKQTKLVVKAHEALGSRFKLGLVKVGLDLNGAVAATKDMIGRQVGSITVSQVIVSEMVPHKEEYYCAVKSTREGAEILVANCGGIEVESNWERVKRLCLDVGQTPSPEQLEKLAKDAGFTGSIAKKMADFAGKMFSCFDNEDAQYLEVNPVVTRESDGELIALDAVTLLDGDAKFRHPDWNFQFAAEFGRAYSKDEMEVMAVDGKIKGSVKFIEIPGGDTAMLPAGGGASVYYSDAVVARGGKLANYAEYSGDPPDWAVEVLTEKVCSLPGIKNIIVGGAIANFTDVKKTFGGIINGFRKAKDDGKLKGVKIWVRRGGPREREGLDAMRALRDEGFDIHVFDRNTPLTDIVDKALQK